In the genome of Hymenobacter cellulosivorans, one region contains:
- a CDS encoding M1 family metallopeptidase, whose protein sequence is MPLPLSRLLATAGLLLVSLLAAAQPTLPVPLNLQKTYARGTRAQNGQPGPKYWQNTADYDLKISFDPKTRLVAGTVSISYVNNSPDSLQQLWFKLYPNLYQKGAPRSSTFKPEDIHDGVKISALAINGQTFDVQKLRIDATNMPVPVSKAIGPKQTAKVTIAYSYTLNKGSHMRTGEIEPGADFVAYFFPRIAVYDDIDGWNRFAYNGSQEFYNDFCNFKAAITVPRNFVVWATGDLKNADQVLTKKYAKRLADAEQKDAVVHIINESDLKRQDITAANAQNTWRFEAQNVTDFVFATADHYVWQSTSLVVDPATKRRTRVDAVYNTKHKDYQEVVHFARKTVEAMSYSFPKWPFPYAHETIFDGLDQMEYPMMVNDNPVDSREDAITLTDHEIFHTMFPFYLGINETKYGWMDEGWATIGEWIISNIIDPKLVDEYGVEPYARAADSENDLPIVTLSTQQNGTPFFLNSYPKPALGYYYVRDLLGEELFTKALHNYIRTWNGKHPMPYDFFNSMNEGAGQNLNWFWQRWFFDGGYPDLALQSVSKESIIVEAKGSKPMPVDLTVTYADNSTQKLHRTIAVWQDGSKTVTIPLDGKKAVKKVVLGHTYTPDNSKANNVWEAK, encoded by the coding sequence ATGCCCCTTCCGCTTTCCCGTTTGCTGGCTACGGCCGGCCTGTTGCTCGTTTCCCTGCTGGCCGCGGCCCAACCCACCCTGCCCGTGCCGCTGAATCTGCAGAAAACCTACGCCCGCGGCACCCGCGCCCAGAACGGGCAGCCCGGCCCCAAGTACTGGCAGAATACGGCCGACTACGACCTCAAAATCAGCTTCGACCCTAAAACCCGCCTGGTAGCCGGCACGGTCAGCATCAGCTACGTCAACAACAGCCCCGATTCGCTGCAACAGCTCTGGTTTAAGCTCTACCCCAACCTCTACCAGAAAGGCGCGCCTCGCTCCAGTACCTTCAAGCCCGAGGATATTCACGACGGAGTGAAGATTTCGGCCCTGGCCATCAATGGCCAGACGTTCGATGTGCAGAAACTGCGCATCGATGCCACCAACATGCCCGTGCCAGTCAGCAAAGCCATTGGCCCCAAGCAAACGGCTAAGGTGACCATTGCCTACTCCTACACGCTCAACAAAGGCTCCCACATGCGCACCGGCGAGATTGAGCCCGGCGCCGACTTTGTAGCCTACTTCTTTCCCCGCATTGCCGTGTATGATGATATTGACGGCTGGAACCGCTTCGCCTACAACGGCAGCCAGGAGTTCTACAACGACTTCTGCAACTTCAAAGCCGCCATTACCGTGCCCCGCAACTTCGTGGTGTGGGCTACCGGCGACCTGAAAAATGCCGACCAGGTGCTGACGAAAAAGTACGCCAAGCGCCTGGCCGATGCCGAGCAGAAAGATGCCGTGGTCCACATCATCAACGAGAGTGACCTCAAGCGCCAGGACATTACGGCCGCCAATGCCCAGAACACCTGGCGCTTTGAGGCCCAGAACGTGACGGACTTCGTCTTTGCCACCGCCGACCACTACGTGTGGCAGTCTACGAGCTTGGTGGTAGATCCGGCCACCAAGCGCCGCACCCGCGTGGACGCCGTGTACAACACCAAGCACAAGGACTACCAGGAAGTGGTGCACTTCGCCCGCAAAACGGTGGAGGCCATGAGCTACAGCTTCCCCAAGTGGCCTTTCCCCTACGCCCACGAAACCATCTTCGACGGCCTCGACCAGATGGAGTACCCGATGATGGTGAACGACAACCCCGTGGACTCCCGGGAGGACGCCATTACCCTCACCGACCACGAGATTTTTCACACGATGTTCCCGTTCTACCTGGGCATCAACGAAACCAAGTACGGCTGGATGGACGAGGGCTGGGCCACCATCGGCGAGTGGATTATCAGCAACATTATTGACCCTAAGCTGGTGGACGAGTACGGCGTGGAGCCCTACGCCCGGGCCGCCGATTCGGAAAACGACCTGCCCATCGTCACGCTTAGCACCCAGCAAAACGGCACGCCCTTCTTCCTGAACTCCTACCCCAAGCCCGCCCTGGGTTACTACTATGTGCGGGATTTGCTGGGCGAGGAGCTCTTTACCAAGGCCCTGCACAACTACATCCGCACCTGGAACGGCAAGCACCCCATGCCCTACGACTTCTTCAACTCCATGAACGAGGGCGCGGGGCAAAACCTGAACTGGTTCTGGCAGCGCTGGTTTTTCGACGGCGGCTACCCCGACCTGGCCCTGCAGAGCGTGAGCAAGGAAAGCATCATCGTGGAAGCCAAAGGCAGCAAGCCCATGCCCGTGGATCTGACCGTCACCTACGCCGATAACTCCACCCAGAAGCTGCACCGCACCATTGCCGTGTGGCAGGACGGCAGCAAGACCGTCACGATACCGCTGGATGGCAAAAAGGCCGTGAAGAAAGTGGTGCTAGGCCACACCTACACCCCGGATAATAGCAAGGCAAACAACGTATGGGAGGCGAAGTAA
- a CDS encoding metallophosphoesterase: MHYDLIGDIHGHADELRRLLTKLDYTLQNGVYRHPTRQVIFVGDFVDRGPSIRETLQIVRAMVDGGAALAVMGNHEYNAICFYEQHPQGGHLRPHTPRNILQHVRTLEEFNGRELYQEWHDYIQWFKTLPLFLDLGQLRVVHACWDPRHIELLRSELTDDRLTADVLLRAADRSTPEYLAIEETLKGKEITLPPGLSFYDKDRNERTKMRIRWWCNPQGCTYADYYLESIPTLDAHPVDHAALPDAYHYAEETPVFFGHYWLRGTPQILRPHAVCLDYSVARGGQLVAYRWSGEQVLRAENLVTA; the protein is encoded by the coding sequence ATGCACTACGACTTAATTGGTGATATCCACGGCCACGCCGACGAGCTGCGCCGGCTACTCACCAAGCTTGATTATACCCTACAAAACGGTGTGTACCGCCACCCTACCCGCCAAGTCATCTTTGTAGGTGACTTCGTGGACCGGGGCCCTAGCATCCGGGAAACGCTGCAGATTGTGCGGGCTATGGTTGACGGTGGCGCAGCCCTGGCCGTGATGGGCAACCACGAGTACAACGCCATCTGCTTCTATGAACAGCACCCGCAGGGCGGCCACCTGCGGCCCCACACCCCGCGCAACATCCTGCAGCATGTGCGCACCCTGGAGGAATTCAACGGCCGGGAGTTGTACCAAGAGTGGCACGACTACATCCAGTGGTTCAAGACCCTGCCCCTTTTTCTGGACCTGGGCCAGCTGCGAGTAGTGCACGCCTGCTGGGACCCGCGCCACATCGAGCTGCTGCGCTCCGAGCTGACCGATGACCGGCTTACCGCCGACGTGCTGCTCCGCGCTGCCGACCGCAGCACGCCCGAGTACCTGGCTATCGAAGAAACCCTGAAAGGCAAGGAAATAACGCTGCCGCCCGGCCTGAGCTTCTACGACAAAGACCGGAACGAGCGCACCAAAATGCGCATCCGCTGGTGGTGCAACCCCCAGGGCTGCACCTACGCCGACTACTACCTGGAAAGCATTCCAACCTTGGACGCCCACCCGGTGGACCACGCGGCCCTGCCCGATGCCTACCACTACGCCGAGGAAACCCCGGTCTTTTTCGGACATTACTGGCTGCGTGGCACCCCCCAGATTCTGCGCCCCCACGCCGTCTGCCTCGATTATAGCGTGGCCCGGGGCGGGCAGCTGGTAGCCTACCGCTGGAGCGGCGAACAGGTATTGCGGGCCGAAAACCTGGTAACGGCTTAA